DNA from Leptospira harrisiae:
GGATATAATAATAAAAATGCTAACTCAGGAAACTCTGAAAAAAGGAACGAATATGAGATTCCAGTTAAACAAAATATACAAAGAATATGAAATTGTAAAATAAACTTTGATGAGCGATAGTTCTTTAGTAGAAGAAAGAAAAAACACGGAATTAAAAAGGGGATAAATCTAAATATATCCGGATCCCAATAATAACGCCCTAATTTATAATAATTAACAGCTAGGGAATTAAAAAAGGAAGCAACCCCTATCCAATAAGCAAGCCAGCCCAACAATCTAATATCATATCTTTCAATATCAATTTTCCGATTAAAAACTAGTTTGATAGATATCGATAAAATCGAGAGGTTAAAAATTGTTTGATAAAATGTTTTAATATGTAACTGCGTTTGCGAAACAAAGATTAAAGTTCTTCCAAAAACTAAAAAAAGAATAAGAACAAAAAGATTCTTTATTACAAAATTCATTTTCGTTGTAGTATAAGGGAATCAAAATGGGTAATTTTCCTTCTTTCCCTATTCCAATTGCTGTTTAAACGTAAATCAAAATTAATATTAAATTTCTTTTCCCAAATCTCTTGCGGAAATTCGTAATTTACAAGTTTATTATCCTGCCAGTAAAGATACAATATTCTCTTAAATCGGCTTTCTAAAACTATTTGTTCAACTTGCTCCCAATCTTTTTGTGAATAAATGGTGATCTGGGGATACTCTAAATAAGTAATTCCCATCAGATAAGATGTAGAAAGCCCTCGATGAACTATCAAATCCGGATTAATTTGAGAAATTGCATTCGAGTATTCCTGAGATATTTTTGCAGCTCCACTCCAATGTTTAATTGCGCGCAGATTGGATTTGTAACTAAAATACAGAACAGTAAGACCCAAAAAAACAAATGTCAAACTCGCTATTTTCGAATTTAAAAAAGACTTCTCTGCGTTATAGTTTTTAAAAATCCAGAGGAAAAAACCTATAGATATCAAATACACACCACTTTCATAATAACGCAATCCTAGAATATCAACGCCAGCTCGATAAGGTGAAATAAATGGAAGCAAAAGTATAAAAAAATATCCTGCGATCAAATATTCATTTAACTTCTCACTTTTCGATTTTAGAAAATAATAAAATACAAAAGGACTAACAAATAAGAAAGCAAATGGATAAGCTTTGAAAAGACCTATTTTATATTCAGACCCCCAGAGATCTGCAACCCAATTATTTAGATAACCAGAAAGCTTTAAAATAGCCGTATCTTGAAGTGTATTCCAACCTCTCATGCCCATGATATGACCATATATGCTCATATTCCAATAAGAAAAGGCTAACGTACTCAAGAAAGAAACAACGCCAATACTAAACAATATTCTAAAATTTTTACCAGATTTTATATTCTTTATAAAATTTATAAAGAATAATATAAGTAAGGCCAAAGTAGATTCAGGTCTTAATTGAAAATTAAGCGACAGGCAAACACCCGATAAAAAAACAAAAAAGTATAAACTGAAATTGTCAGCAGCGAAACATCGTCTGTAAAATAATAGCGATAAAATCAATAAAGCGTTTGTTAATGTAAGTTCGGAATAATCTAATGAAGATAAAAATACTGGAGTGAAAAAGTGAATAAATAAAGTCGCACATCCACTTTGGCTAACCGATAAACCTAGATTTTTAAATAACAAGAAAAGAAAAACGACATTCATTAAGAAAAAACATATAGGGAAATAAGTAACAAAAGAAAACGAGGTAACTTTTGCCAGAATTGCATGAAGAACTGGCATTAAAATTGGATATTGAAAAAAACATGTATTGTTTGATGTAAAAAAAGCCCAGGGGTAACCTAACGGGATGCTTTCCGGAAGAAAGCCCTTTGTTCCGGCGGGAAAAAAGCATTGAAGGGAATATTGCGAAAAACCTTCTTTATAAAAAGCAAAAGTTTGGTAGTATTTGATTTGTGGATCGCTACCGATTGCCACGTTAGGTTGATTCCACCTGTATTTATAATATACAGGAATCATAGCTAAAAGAAAAAAAACTATGAATAAAATACTTACTTGAAGGCGAATTCTCATTCTAATAAACAGTTAATCTCTTTTTAAGATGTGAGCTGCAAGTGCATTGATTCCAAATAAAAAAACGACAAGACCCGAAGTAGAAATTACAATTAGCTCCCTCTCAAAATTTAAAAATTGAAACTTACCGGCACTCCACTTCCACAACAAATAAATGAACATAGCTGCCACTAAGGCAAACCCAGATACTAAAACAAAAAAAAGTCTATCCTCGCTCCAATTTAGTATTCTAGAGTAAACTCCCTCCACCATACTTTGTTTAGTTGCAATCTGAAGACCAATGTTCCAAATGCTAATCCCAATGATTGCTGCAAAAGAAAGTAAAACAAGAGAATGTATTCCATATATTCTGAAGCCGTAAAACTCCCATATACCGCCAATAAACAATCCGCAAACTAATTGACTAAAAGCCAAAAGCAATACGATAAAGCCTGTCTTCTGAAAAAAATAAGGTGCATAAAATAGAATTCTAAGTAAATGCCTCATCCCATCTCGCCATGTTTTTAAATGAGGTGTTCTCCCTGGTTTATCAGGATAGAGAGAAACAGGTTCATGTTCCATCTTAGCACCTTGTCTCAATGCTTTGATCAACATTTCAGAGGCAAACTCCATCCCTTTACTGCGAACATCCCAACTCAGATAACTACTCTTTTTGAAGCAGCGAAATCCGGAATTACTATCACGAATTTTAAATTCCTTAGCATATAAGCGATTAATAATCCAATTAATTACTGGTGTGCCGAGATACCTATGTAGAAGTGGCATAGCACCTTTATGAATAGTGCCATCTAATCGAGACCCTATTACCATATCCGCACCGCTTGAAATTAACTTTAAAATTAACTTTGGCGATTCTAAAAAATCATAAGTGTCATCCGCATCGGCAAATACAATAATTTCACCTTTTGCATTACGGATTCCTGAATCTAGAGCGGCACCATACCCTTTTACGGGACAACTTTCTACTCTGGCTCCCAAACTCTTTGCAAATTCCTGAGAGCCATCGTCACTCCCGTTATCTGATACCAAAATTTCTAATTCAAGTTTGTCTTTGAGTTCTTCTTTTACAGATTTACATTTTTCAAGAACAAAGGGTAAGGTTTTTCGTTCATTTAAACAAGGTATAACAATTGTAACTACTGGCTTTTCCATATATAACTAAATCACACAATCTAAATCTTTTTTAATACAAGAATCATACTTTGACCAAATGGCAATGGCAAATAATCCAACCATGCAATAAACGGAATGAGACTATTCATAATTAGAGCATCTTGTTTTTTGATTGCCTTTTGATTCAAAAGCTTCATTTTAACGAGCCAACCTATCGCTCCAATTGGATTGAAATATGATTTTTCTAACCATTTCACTCTAAAACCTTTTTCTAATGAATTTTCCCATCTCTTTATATCTTTTCGTGAATACCGTCGGAAGTGACCAATTTTTTTATCAAAGGATGAATATAGTATTGGAAGTGCAGGAACCACTGATACGAAAAAACCACCCTTCTTCAATAATTTTAAAGAATGATTTAAAACAGCTGTATCATCGGGTATATGTTCCATTACGTTTGATGAGTATATACAATCATACTGATTCCAATTTTTTACAGAGAAAATGTTTTGGCCAACCTTCTGAATATTTAAATTCGATTTGAAGCGCTTTTTTAAAATTGAATAATTTTCCTTTGATAAGTCATACACCTCAACAGGAAAATTCTCAGATACGATTGATGCGATTGTTCCGGTTCCGGCGCCAATCTCTAGATTTCTCTGACCCAAATAATCTAAAATTTTACTTGTAATCCAACGATTGTAAGTTTCTGCTTCTTCTATCGTTTCAAGAGTCTCAATTCCTTCGCCTTCAAGCGAATAACTAAAGTCATTTGAAACAAAAGAATCTTGTTTTCTTAAAAAAACAAATTGATCATAGGTGACAAAGTTGATCAAAATTACGAATCCGATGCTAACAAAAGATGAAGACAACCATCCGAAACCAACAAATATCATAATCGCAAAAATTATAATGCGTATCAAAATACTCCAAAATGAGACAATATGGAATTGAATAAGTTTCGGGAAAAAATCTTCCCACCCCTCCAACCAGGTAATAAATTTATGCAGAGGATATGAAAATAGCAGAGCTAATTCTAGTGCAAAAAGATTCCCAAGATTTTTTTGCCAAAACCCTTCACTAAAAAATATATATGTAAATATCCATCGAGCCATCCAAGCATTGATCCAGAAAACAAGGACGCCAACCAATAGATACCGATAATGTCTACCTTCAAATAATGAAAATAACCGTTTCCACATTTTAGAATAAAATATTACAACCAGTTTGCGGATTTAGGTATATATGCTTCAGGCATTGTTTTCTTAAAGAAATTAATCTTAGACGCAAACAAATTAAAATAAAATATATGCCTTAGAGCAGCAATCCCATCCTTCCATGTTATTTTTTTTCCTTCTAAGTAATTTCTAGGATAATAGGAAATTGGAAATTCTTGAACGCGAATTTTCAACCTAGCTAGCTTTGCGGTAATTTCAGGCTCAAAACCAAAACGGTTGGATTCCAGATTAATGTTTTGTATGATATCTGATCGGAACACTTTGTAACAAGTTTCCATATCGGTCAAATAAAGACCGCTTAGAAAATTAGATAAAATCGTCAGAAAGCGATTCACTAGATAGTGAAATGTTCGATGGACTTGTCTTCCATCTTTTTTGAATCTAGACCCAAAAACTACATCAGCCTTGTTTATCAAAATAGGATTTACTAACATAGCTATCTCATCCATGTCGTATTCGAAATCGGCATCTTGCACAAGAATGATATCTCCACTTGCTTCATGGATACCTCTGCGAAGAGCCGCACCTTTTCCTTGATTTTCAGTTTGCTGTAGTATTTTTACATGTCGAGTTTGGAAGGAGAAATTCTCAAGAATTGAAAATGAATGGTCTTTCGAACAATCATCGACAAACACAAGCTCCTTTTCAGAAGGGAGAATGAGTTTATCAATACGTGCTAAAAACTCTTCTAGGTGAGAGGCTTCGTTGTAGATCGGAATGATGAGGGAAATAAGTAATTTTGGTGTGCCGGTTGCTTTCTTTTTTGCCTTCGGAAGTGCCATGCGGATATAAGACCATATCGTATCCGCAGGGCAAGCGAATATTCAAAAAATGGGCTGATTAAAATTTGAGAAGAGAGTGGGCCAACCACAATGAATTCGTTTTTCTGAAAACCTAACGCAAATTGGAGGGGAATGGATCATAGCCCAAAATACAAAGATTCTAAAATCTAAGCCAGCCTATAGGGAAGCTAATAAAAAGGGTAACAAAACAAAGATTTGATTATGCCGACCCTTGCTGGTGCAGACAAGGTAAATTGTCGACGAAGGATGGCGAAAGTCTTTCGCATCTTAAATACAAAAAACAACCACCTGATAACAGGAATTAAGGTGGTGGGTAAAGGTCGGTAGAAATTGAGCAAATGTCACTTAGTTTTATATTTTCGTAAACCAAGTAAACCGTGAATTGCAGTAAGAATCAGTGCGTAAAGAAAAGACAGTTTTTCCCGGTTTTTTAACATTCGAAAATGAGCCAACATCACTTTTTTCTTGTTAGATGTTGCTGCGCCACGACGAACCCGGTACTGTGCTAAAATCTCAGAATTGGCAAAGGCAAGTTTCCCTTCCCTCAGAATATCTAACCAAAGCGCATAATCATCTCGAAGGCTTTTTAAGGAAGGATCGAAGTATTTTTTCCCAACACTTGGTACATGATAGATTGCAGTAAGTAAACCGACTCGATTGTAATGTAACAAATTAGCGTATGTGTATGATTTGGATTTCACTAAAAATGGCTCACAAAATTCAAATCCGTTTTCATCAATAATTCGATAAGAAGCAAAAGAAAAAGGCGAATGATTCTTTTCCATAAAAGGGATCATTTTTTCTAAAAAATCTGGTTCCCAAAGATCATCTGCATCTAAAAAAGCGATGTATTCTCCTGTTGCTAATTTAATACCCGTATTACGGGTATCAGCTGATCCAGAATTTTTTTCCTTTTGAATAAAACGAATTCGTGAATCTGACTTTGCAATTTTTTGAGCTAGAACTGGAGTTTGATCTTTGGAACAATCATCAACGAGTAGAAGTTCCCAGTCCTGAAAACTTTGATTTAACAAAGATTTTACAGAATCCTCTAAATAAGAAACTGCGTTATAGGCGGGCATGATAACTGAAACTTTTGGCATAATTAGAACTTAAAAACCCAGACTAATAAAACTAAAGAAAAAGAAAAGTCAGAATTACTGCGCAGATTGTTTGTTAATAAATTTTTCTGCACAATCGAGAGCTTCTTCAATGATATTGTGCATATCTAAATATCGATAGGTTGCAAGGCGCCCAAGGAATGTAACATTAGATAAACGAGTTACTTCTAACTCATATTCTTTCAATATTTTCATATCAGAATCCAGACGTTTCGGGTAATATGGGATGTCCCTCTCTTCCGTTTCCTTACTGTACTCTTCAAAATAGATGGTTTTTTCGTGTGTTTCCCATGGAGTAAAATGTTTATGTTCATGAACCCGAGTAAAAGGTACTTTTTCATCAGCATAGTTCATAACTGGATTGCCTTGGTAGTCTCCCTCAGCACGATGTTCTTTAAAATAGACCGTTCGGTAACCCAACCTCCCATGCCGAAAAGAAAAATAAGCATCAATGGGGCCTGTATAAAATATATGATCATAACCCAAAGTGGAATCAGACTCGCCAAAAAAACGTTTCCCTAACTGGATTTTTATATTTGGATGGTTAAACATATTTTGGATGACAGAAGTATAACCATCTACAGGAATTCCTTGAAATACATCGTTATAATAGTTATCATCATAATTAAATCGAACAGGTAATCTTTTTAAAATTGATGCAGGTAGATTCCGCGGTTCTGTCCCCCATTGTTTTTTGGTATAACCGTAAAAAAATGCCTTATACAATTCCTCACCAACAAACTTCTTTGCTTGGTCTTCAAACGTTTTTGGATCTTCAATCGAAGAATCACCTTTGGACTTTATCCAATTTTTTGCTTCTTCTGGACCAAATGCCTTTCCGAAAAATTGATTGATCGTATGTAAATTAATCGGCATGGAATAGACCTGACCCAAATAAACCGACTTCACCCGATTGACAAATGGTCGGAATGTTCCAAATGTATTAACATAGTTCCAAACTTTTTCATTACTGGTATGAAAGATATGCGGTCCATAACGATGCACCATCACATTGGTTTCAGTATCCCTTTCCGTATGACAATTTCCACCAATATGGTTTCTCTCATCGATCACATCGATTGTATAATTTCCAGTTTTGGCAAGTGTATTGGCAATGACGGCACCAGAAAACCCAGCACCAACAATTAATATTTTTTTCATAAAACTCGATTTGGTAATATTCTTAAAAATTGGAAGATAAGAGCCTTTAATAAAAAACGAAGTTTCACATTAATAAACGAAATTAGCTTAAGGAAACTAGAAGTAGATTCTAAACTACATTTGGAGCCTAAATACAGAACAATATGTTTCCACTGAGACTCAGTCCAAGAAATAGAAATTAATTTTTCAATAAAACGATTGGAGTACATTTTTCCTTCATGAAACACCAAACGACATTCTCTTGCGAATTCAATATCTGTATCTAAAAATTTGGCCATAATTTGTTCAAGCTCGGCAACGCCCCTACCCACATTTTTAGTCGACAGACCACCAAGTGAATAATGAACCACCGACTCCTTCAACTGGCGACCAAAATATCCTTTTTGTATAACACGAAACATAAAATCGACATCCGCTGAATATTTGTATTGAATATTAAATCCACCTAATTTCGTATAAATGGATTTTTTGCAAAGATAAGCCTGATGATTGGAAGGATTTCCAACAAAATAATCGAAATCAGTTAATGTTTTTGGTCTCCAAACTTTCAAACCAAATAACATACTGGCTGAACCACAAACATAATCGCATTTTTCATCTACGGTAGATTTTACCAATTTTTCTAATGCATATTCATCTAAAAAATAATCGTCTGCATTGAGAAAAAGAATCCATTCACCCTTGGCCAAAGGAAGAGTTCGGTTCATCGCATCATAAACACCAGAATCACTTCCTGAGTAAAAACTAATCTGGCTTTTAACCGCTTCTAGTCGTTCCACAGTTCGATCTGTACTCAATCCATCCCAAACGAGAACTTCAAAATTAACGTTTTTTTGGGACAAAGCAGAATGGATGGTTCTTAAAATCGTATCTTCCGCATTACGAACTACGGTGATGATTGTCACTAAAGGTTTTTTAGATATCATAGACCTTCACTTAACATTTGGTATATGCGAATATGTTCATCAGCACATTGATCCCAAGAAAATTTCTTCACTTGTTTGTATCCTTTTTGAACCAATTCATTACGAGTTTTTCCAGAATCTATAAGTTCCAACAATTTGGATTCTAAATCAAATATGTCCTGAGGATCAAAGAAAGCGGCTGCATCTCCTGTAACCTCATGGAATACATCAATCCCACTGCAAAGAACAGGGCAACCCACAGACATTGCCTCTAGTAATGGGATTCCAAATCCTTCATACAAAGAAGGATAAACAAATAACTTTGCATTTTCATAAAAATTTGCTAGTGAAGATTCGGAAGTAAAAGAAACTTGGTGAACCCATTCATTTAGTTTATATTTTTGTATCCATTTTTTTTCAGAAGAAGAAAACTTACCTCCACCAGCACAAACCAAATGAATTTTTCTAGACTTGGATAACTGATAAAATGCATCCAAAAGTAATTTAAAATTTTTATAATCGGCACGGTTCCCAACAAACAATATATAGTCCTCAAATGGAAGAGACCTGGACGTTCTTTGTTCCCGAGAAAGATCTCCTGCTAAATAAACCACAGAAACTTTTTTTTCTGGAATATTTTGATATAACTTCAATAAGTCTTTTTTAGTGGTTTCTGAAATACATATGATATGTGCTGCTGCCTCACATAAATCCTTTCTATTTTTAAGTATAAAATTCGAAGACCCATAGTATTCAGGAAAAAGTTCATGTACACAATCATAAACAGTAATTACCATCTTCGTTCGACTGGCTTCTAAACTAGGCAAATAATAACTCTGAAAGTATGTCGGATGAAATACAGAATACTTATTGTTTACTAAAGATTCATTCACATTCGAATTTAGATTTTCAATTTGATTCCGAAGACTTCGTTTCAAAATTCCACTTTCTCTTTTAGTAAAAAATTCGGGAATCGGCTGGCGAAAAAAAACAAATACAAAACAAATCCACCGATAGATTGTAAAAATGGAGAAAAAGCCAGGCAAATTTACCTGGTTTCTGGAAATAGGATCTCTTAAAATTCCCTTTGCATAATCTTCTACAGAAACAGAAGTATCAAAATTGATATTAAGTTCCTTCAATCTGCGTATTGTTTCTAAAAAAATTTTAGAAATTCCGCCAAATCTATTTTGGAAAAAAATTTGATGATCAAACAATACTTTCATTAAACTTTTGATACGCTGTTTTAGTTAAACTTGCAGTATGTTTCCAAGAAAATGTTTTGGACCGACTAAGCGCTTTTAAAGATAATGCTTTCCTAAGTTCACTATCGCCAAGCATTTTCTCCATGTTTGTCACTATCGAATTCAGATTATATGGATCTGTATACAGCCCAGCATCACCTACTACTTCTGGTAAGGACGATACATTAGAAACAAGGATAGGTAAACCGCACTGCATTGCTTCAAGCGGCGGCAACCCAAAACCTTCATAAAAGGAAAGGTAAACGAAAAATTTTGCTCCAGAATAAATGAATGATAATTTTTCATCCGGAACAAATCCGAGAAAAACAACTTTCTCTTGAAATGAATTGGGAAACTCCTTAGAAATTTCCTCCAAATTCTCACCCCAACCTTTTCCACCTAACAAAACTAATTTTAAATTTGGATTTGTCTTTAGACTAGGTAAACTTAAAAAAGCCCGTATAATTGATTTTAAATTCTTTCTAGGTTCCAAAGTTGCCACACTCAGAACGTAATCACCATCACTTAAATTATACTGCTTTAATTCTTTCACCAAAAGATCCCGAGATTCAATTTGGTAAAAAAAATGAGAAGCAGCAAGAGGAGTAACAGTAATCTGCTTATCACTCAAACCCAAATCAGATTCCAAAAGATCAACTTTACTATGTTCTGAAATTGTAATGATATTTGTATCCCGGGTTAAATCCCGAATCAATTTCCAAACAACATCATCTTTATTTCCGATAAAGAATTCAGGATATTTAATAGAAATTAAATCATAGATGGTTATGACTTTCGAAATTTTTGAATTCTGAATGTATTTGGGAATTGGAAGAAAGGTGCTATGGAAAACAAACTGATTGGAAAGAAAATCATTAGGAATTGGATAAAGATAACTAGATAGACCAAACAACAGAAGAAAAGGATAGCTAAAAAGTTTGTAGAAAAGAAGCAGGATTGATGAAAGTTTTGGAAATTTTTTTAGATCCAACTGTTTGTAAATCAAAAGATAAATTTGGAACAATTTATCTTTTGATTTGTTGGACGAATCAGGAATCAGAAGTTGATTTTTGGGTAAGTTTATGTTTTGATTTTTTAAATAAACTTTGAGATCCGTAATATTTCCGTGAATCGAAGTTAGGTATAAGTCAATCTCCGGATCGTTTATAAACTGGAATAACAAATTCTCAATAACGCGAAAAATTCCAGTTTTGGCCTTATTGCTACGCACAGACCAAGCAAGAACGGATACATCAAAGATAAGCTTCAAATTCTAAAAACTCTTTTTGGTTTGAAGGAATGTCTAATTCACTAAAAAGGTATTCCATTTCTACAAGATCTGTTATAACAAAACTTTTTTTTACATGTTCATTAAAACAAATTATTTTTTTGATTTTACCCTGCTCTAACGAAAAAATCTGAATCATTCTTTCGCCATAAGGCAACCATACATATTTTTTTATATAACTTAACTGATCACTCATATTTAACGATACACAATTCCAAGTAAAAAACTATAAAACCTAATTAGTATTTTAAAAACAACATTACCTCGAATTGTAGGAAATCGGTCCGCTAACCGATAATTTGCGTAATGAAATAACCAGTGTTTGGATGTTTTTCCAACCACCCTCTTCTGCATTTGAATGATCTCACTATGTACTTTTAAGTTTTGGCTGGTTTTTGTATTTTCATGAATTCTTGTACATGCCAAAACTTCAGGCAAAAAATAGAATGAATTATTTTTGGCGATTCGTAACCAATATTCGTAGTCCATACAGAATCCAAGAGATTCATTCAAAAAACCAACAGAAGACAAAACTTCTTTTTTTAAAAAAACTGTAGGTTGGCAAATGATACAATAATCTATCAAACGTTCCAAGGAAAATGGTTCAATAGGGTAAACTTCTATGAGTTTGTCTTCTTTATCAATGTGCAATCCAATTCCAAATAGGCCAATTTCCTCTCTTTCACTCAAAGACTTGTATGCTTTACTCAGTGCGTTCGGAAGATAAATATCATCAGAATTTAACCAAGCGATGACAGAGCCAACTGCAAGTTTCCACCCTTTGTTTATGGCATGTGTTTGCCCATTGTCCTTTTCGGATACCCAACGATAGCTGATGCCAAGACAGTTTGTATTTTGATTACCATGATTTTTTACCGTTCGAAACGATAGCTCACCATACCTGCCACTCAATTCACCTGCTTGAATCAAATTTGCATATTTTTGTATGATACTAACCGAGTTATCTTTCGATCCCCCGTCCATCACGACTAAGTCAATATAAAATGTTCCAAACTGTGTTACTATAGAATTTAGTGTCCGCTCAATAAACTCACCTTGGTTATAAGAAGGAGTGACAATGGAGATGATTTTAGATGCTTCAATTTCTTTCATACGATTTTAGTTTCAATCAAAAGGATAAAATTGTGGTTTATGCCAATCCCAGATTCTTTCAGGGGTATCATTAATATCACCACCTCTGATATTCCACAATTGGGTATTCTTTGAGACAGCCGCAGAGAATTGTACCAAAAACGATATAATTATTAGAAACAAGAAACTTACTTTAAATATGTAAGAATGGTTAAATCTCTTAATAGTGAAACATAGCAGTAGTCCAAAAAAAGGCACAACATCTGTCATAAATCTAGGACCGACAGAATGACCTGCCCACCAATGTGGAAATGTTGAAATCACAAATATATGCGAACAAATAATGGAGACCGCAAGAAAAATCAACGAATCATTTCGCCGTTTAACAAAAAAAAATGCAAGGAAGGCAAACAAAAGAAAGGGAGACCAAATAAAAAATCCTCTATTGGGACTAAAAAGATTTCCAATGACTGCAGTTTTCAAAAGGTTAAAATTTACAGACAATCTAGCAGTACGATAGTAAGGATGCACAAAGTCACCAAAAACCCAATAATTGAACAAGAAAAATGATGCCATGGCAAGAATAACAGCTAAACCGTAATTTAATCTCTCTTTTCGAAAATTAAATAATACGAATAAAGAAATCAAAAAAAGAGAAATTATATTTGTTGGTCGCACTGCATAGGCAAAAACCAAAACAATTCCCAACAGTGGAAGAATACGTTTATTCCTACGTAAAGAATAAACCAACAAAAATAAAGAAAGCGATATTAAAAGTATACTTCCTGAATGTTGCCACAAAGCACGACTTGCAGATGTAAACAAAGGAGTGCATAACCCCATTGATATAGTTAGAAGCGCTGCCCAGCGACGGGAAACGAAAAAGCAAAACAAAATATACAAGAAATAAAGTGCAACTATAACCAAAACGGATGCACAAAGTAATTCAATATGCTTATGATAGCGAAAAAATAAAAATTCACTTAAAAATGGCTTAATAGCGCCAATGATAGGAAGCACTAAAAAAGTAATACCATAAGGAAAGTAATTATAATAATGCCCATTAATTTTAATCGCAGCATATGAGTCTTTCAAACCATAAGTGATAAATTCATCTAAATTTACATTAAATTCAGTCAAAATACTCAAGCAGGTCGGAATTATCCAAAACGAATCATGCGTACCCATAGGTCTCGTTAGCATAAAAAGTAAAAATACGAGCCCAAGACCAAATATAACCCAAATATGTTTTTTAAATTTTTTTAACATGAGAACCGACTAAATGCAAGATGCAACACAAATCCAAAGTATATAGATAACTCATATTCTACAAGTGACCAAACACTCTTTTATCATAATTGCCTATATGTCTTTCCAACAAAATAAACAAAACAATATCGGGCTTAGAGTTAAATAATTCGCCATAATTGATTGATTTCTCGTTTTGAACAAAATTCCATGTATCCACTTCGTTAAACTGAAAGCGAAAAAATTCTACCATAGGATAAAAATAAGAATCATGAATCACTAAAATCTTTAATTTTTTTTGTCTTTTTTCTAAAATCTGCTTCGGCAAGAAAATATACTCATCATCAAGAAAAAATTTGGAAAGTGATAAATATTCGGCAATGTCTCGACCAGACGATCTCATATGAACCAAGTTAAAATCTTCTTCTGAGAGAAGGTCCACCTTTCGATCATTGCCATTCATCTTGGAAAATAATTTTTGTGCGGCAATGAATGCTGCCACAGAATTCCAATGGGTATCTGTTTTATAATAAACATCATCCTTGTGTTTTCTAGAA
Protein-coding regions in this window:
- the glf gene encoding UDP-galactopyranose mutase translates to MKKILIVGAGFSGAVIANTLAKTGNYTIDVIDERNHIGGNCHTERDTETNVMVHRYGPHIFHTSNEKVWNYVNTFGTFRPFVNRVKSVYLGQVYSMPINLHTINQFFGKAFGPEEAKNWIKSKGDSSIEDPKTFEDQAKKFVGEELYKAFFYGYTKKQWGTEPRNLPASILKRLPVRFNYDDNYYNDVFQGIPVDGYTSVIQNMFNHPNIKIQLGKRFFGESDSTLGYDHIFYTGPIDAYFSFRHGRLGYRTVYFKEHRAEGDYQGNPVMNYADEKVPFTRVHEHKHFTPWETHEKTIYFEEYSKETEERDIPYYPKRLDSDMKILKEYELEVTRLSNVTFLGRLATYRYLDMHNIIEEALDCAEKFINKQSAQ
- a CDS encoding glycosyltransferase family 2 protein, whose amino-acid sequence is MISKKPLVTIITVVRNAEDTILRTIHSALSQKNVNFEVLVWDGLSTDRTVERLEAVKSQISFYSGSDSGVYDAMNRTLPLAKGEWILFLNADDYFLDEYALEKLVKSTVDEKCDYVCGSASMLFGLKVWRPKTLTDFDYFVGNPSNHQAYLCKKSIYTKLGGFNIQYKYSADVDFMFRVIQKGYFGRQLKESVVHYSLGGLSTKNVGRGVAELEQIMAKFLDTDIEFARECRLVFHEGKMYSNRFIEKLISISWTESQWKHIVLYLGSKCSLESTSSFLKLISFINVKLRFLLKALIFQFLRILPNRVL
- a CDS encoding glycosyltransferase family 4 protein, coding for MKVLFDHQIFFQNRFGGISKIFLETIRRLKELNINFDTSVSVEDYAKGILRDPISRNQVNLPGFFSIFTIYRWICFVFVFFRQPIPEFFTKRESGILKRSLRNQIENLNSNVNESLVNNKYSVFHPTYFQSYYLPSLEASRTKMVITVYDCVHELFPEYYGSSNFILKNRKDLCEAAAHIICISETTKKDLLKLYQNIPEKKVSVVYLAGDLSREQRTSRSLPFEDYILFVGNRADYKNFKLLLDAFYQLSKSRKIHLVCAGGGKFSSSEKKWIQKYKLNEWVHQVSFTSESSLANFYENAKLFVYPSLYEGFGIPLLEAMSVGCPVLCSGIDVFHEVTGDAAAFFDPQDIFDLESKLLELIDSGKTRNELVQKGYKQVKKFSWDQCADEHIRIYQMLSEGL
- a CDS encoding glycosyltransferase family 4 protein, translated to MKLIFDVSVLAWSVRSNKAKTGIFRVIENLLFQFINDPEIDLYLTSIHGNITDLKVYLKNQNINLPKNQLLIPDSSNKSKDKLFQIYLLIYKQLDLKKFPKLSSILLLFYKLFSYPFLLLFGLSSYLYPIPNDFLSNQFVFHSTFLPIPKYIQNSKISKVITIYDLISIKYPEFFIGNKDDVVWKLIRDLTRDTNIITISEHSKVDLLESDLGLSDKQITVTPLAASHFFYQIESRDLLVKELKQYNLSDGDYVLSVATLEPRKNLKSIIRAFLSLPSLKTNPNLKLVLLGGKGWGENLEEISKEFPNSFQEKVVFLGFVPDEKLSFIYSGAKFFVYLSFYEGFGLPPLEAMQCGLPILVSNVSSLPEVVGDAGLYTDPYNLNSIVTNMEKMLGDSELRKALSLKALSRSKTFSWKHTASLTKTAYQKFNESIV
- a CDS encoding glycosyltransferase family 2 protein, translated to MKEIEASKIISIVTPSYNQGEFIERTLNSIVTQFGTFYIDLVVMDGGSKDNSVSIIQKYANLIQAGELSGRYGELSFRTVKNHGNQNTNCLGISYRWVSEKDNGQTHAINKGWKLAVGSVIAWLNSDDIYLPNALSKAYKSLSEREEIGLFGIGLHIDKEDKLIEVYPIEPFSLERLIDYCIICQPTVFLKKEVLSSVGFLNESLGFCMDYEYWLRIAKNNSFYFLPEVLACTRIHENTKTSQNLKVHSEIIQMQKRVVGKTSKHWLFHYANYRLADRFPTIRGNVVFKILIRFYSFLLGIVYR